TTTTATTGGGAGATAAATTGCGATGAACGAACCACTGAAACCGCGCATGACCTTTGATCAGGCATCGCCAGCGGAGCCGGAGCCGCAGTTGCGCGCCAGCCAGGCATTTGACGAACAGGATGCGCAACACTTCGCGCCTATTGCCCGTGAACAGGAAGTGCCGGAAGAGGGGGTGGCGGAAGAGGTCGTCAACGCCGCCTTGCGTCCGAAACGCAGCCTGTGGCGGCGCATGGTGATGGCTGGTTTGACGCTGTTTGGCGTTAGCGCCATCGCGCAGGGCGTGCAATCGCTGCATAATTCATGGGTTCAGCAGGATTGGATCGCGCTGGGCGGCATCGCCGCCGGCGGTTTAATTGTCGTGGCCGGCGTAGGGTCGATCGCCGTGGAATGGCGGCGGCTGTACCGGCTGCGCCAGCGGGCGGAAGAGCGTGATGTCGCCCGTGATTTACTGCACAGCCACGGCATTGGGCGCGGGCGTGAATTTTGTGAAAAGCTGGCCCGGCAAGCCGGGTTGGATAACGGACACCCGGCGTTGCAGCGCTGGCAGGCTTCGCTGCATGAAACGCATAATGACCGTGAGGTGATTGAGCTGTATGCCCGGCTGGTGCAGCCGGTATTGGATCGTCAGGCGCGCCAGGAAATCAGCCGTTCCGCGGCGGAGTCGACCCTGATGATCGCGGTCAGCCCGTTGGCATTGGTGGATATGGCCTTTATCGCCTGGCGAAATTTGCGGTTGATCAACCGCATTGCGGCGCTCTACGGCATCGACCTGGGCTATTTCAGCCGTATCCGCCTTTTTCGCCTGGTGCTGCTGAATATCGCCTTTGCCGGGGCATCCGAACTGGTGCGGGAGATCGGTATGGACTGGATGTCGCAGGATCTGGCGGCCAGACTGTCGGCGCGCGCCGCGCAGGGGATTGGCGCGGGCCTGTTGACGGCGCGTCTTGGCATCAAAGCCATGGAACTGTGCCGGCCGCTGCCCTGGCTGAACGACAAGCCGCGTCTGGGGGATTTCCGGCGTGAACTGATCGGGCAGGTGAAGGCGACGCTGC
This window of the Brenneria goodwinii genome carries:
- a CDS encoding YcjF family protein; amino-acid sequence: MNEPLKPRMTFDQASPAEPEPQLRASQAFDEQDAQHFAPIAREQEVPEEGVAEEVVNAALRPKRSLWRRMVMAGLTLFGVSAIAQGVQSLHNSWVQQDWIALGGIAAGGLIVVAGVGSIAVEWRRLYRLRQRAEERDVARDLLHSHGIGRGREFCEKLARQAGLDNGHPALQRWQASLHETHNDREVIELYARLVQPVLDRQARQEISRSAAESTLMIAVSPLALVDMAFIAWRNLRLINRIAALYGIDLGYFSRIRLFRLVLLNIAFAGASELVREIGMDWMSQDLAARLSARAAQGIGAGLLTARLGIKAMELCRPLPWLNDKPRLGDFRRELIGQVKATLQKAK